In Electrophorus electricus isolate fEleEle1 chromosome 1, fEleEle1.pri, whole genome shotgun sequence, a single window of DNA contains:
- the pfklb gene encoding phosphofructokinase, liver b isoform X2 yields MLVDFEKLRMTGAGKAIAVLTSGGDAQGMNAAVRAVTRMGIYVGAKVYLIYEGYQGLVDGGDNIKPANWQSVTNIIQLGGTVIGSARCKAFTTREGRLAAAFHLVQRGITNLCVCGGDGSLTGANIFRSEWSELLAQLVEEGRIADPLAQQYTHLNIVGLVGSIDNDFCGTDMTIGADSALHRIMEVIDAISTTAQSHQRTFVLEVMGRHCGYLAVVSALASGADWVFIPEAPPEEGWEDHMCARLGESRSKGSRLNIVIIAEGAIDKHGQPITSNYVKDLVVQRLGYDTRITVLGHVQRGGTPSAFDRVLSSKLGVEAVVALLEATPETSACVIGLSGNQAMRLPLMECVNMTKEVQKAMNEGRFDEAIQLRGKSFENNWNTYKLLAHQKPAQSKSNHSVAILNVGAPAAGMNAAVRSAVRVGLAQGLRVYTVHDGFEGLARGAVTEMHWHDVAGWTGQGGSLLGTKRTLPNSCMEKIVENIGKFGIQSLLVIGGFEAYEGILQLVEARGHYDELCIVMCVIPATISNNVPGTDFSIGADTAVNAAMESCDKIKQSASGTKRRVFIVETMGGYCGYLATTTGIAVGADAAYIFEEAFNIHDLEMNVEHLTEKMKNDIQRGLVLRNEKCHQHYTTDFIYNLYSAEGMGVFDCRVNVLGHLQQGGVPTPFDRNFGTKMGVKAVQWLAEKMKQTYRQGRVFANAPDTACVIGMNRKVMSFSPVTELKDHTDFELMPFRGPVQFSFCKGPCPGVSSMLSRLSWERQQTILRRHISITWITCTA; encoded by the exons ATGCTGGTGGATTTCGAAAAGCTGCGGATGACGGGCGCTGGGAAAGCTATTGCTGTCCTGACAAGCGGCGGAGATGCACAAG GAATGAATGCAGCCGTTCGTGCTGTAACACGCATGGGCATTTATGTCGGTGCAAAGGTTTACCTGATCTATGAG GGCTACCAAGGACTTGTGGATGGAGGTGACAACATCAAACCTGCCAACTGGCAAAGTGTGACCAACATCATCCAGCTG GGTGGCACCGTGATTGGCAGTGCCCGCTGTAAGGCTTTCACTACACGAGAGGGTCGCCTGGCAGCTGCCTTCCACCTGGTCCAGCGGGGCATcactaacctgtgtgtgtgcggtggggACGGCAGCCTCACTGGTGCCAACATCTTCCGCAGTGAATGGAGTGAACTGTTGGCCCAGCTGGTGGAGGAAG ggaGAATCGCTGACCCTTTGGCTCAACAATACACTCATCTAAACATTGTGGGCCTTGTGGGTTCCATCGATAATGACTTCTGCGGAACAGACATGACCATCGGAGCCGACTCGGCTCTTCATCGCATCATGGAGGTCATTGATGCCATCAGCACCACTGCACAGAG TCACCAGAGGACATTTGTGCTGGAGGTGATGGGCAGACATTGCGG GTACCTGGCTGTGGTGTCAGCTCTGGCATCTGGTGCCGACTGGGTCTTTATCCCCGAGGCTCCTCCAGAGGAGGGGTGGGAGGACCACATGTGTGCCCGCCTTGGAGAG AGTCGCAGCAAGGGGTCTCGCCTCAACATTGTGATCATCGCAGAGGGCGCCATTGATAAGCACGGCCAGCCAATAACCTCCAACTACGTAAAGGAT CTGGTGGTGCAGAGGCTGGGTTATGACACTCGGATCACTGTACTGGGGCACGTGCAAAGGGGAGGAACACCTTCTGCCTTCGACAGGGTGCTG AGCAGTAAACTGGGGGTGGAGGCAGTTGTAGCCTTGTTGGAGGCTACACCAGAGACTTCGGCCTGTGTGATCGGACTGTCTGGTAACCAGGCCATGCGTCTCCCTCTTATGGAATGTGTCAATAtg aCAAAAGAGGTCCAGAAAGCCATGAATGAGGGGCGATTCGATGAAGCTATTCAACTACGTGGAAA GAGTTTTGAGAACAACTGGAACACTTATAAGCTTTTAGCCCACCAGAAACCTGCCCAGTCAAAG AGCAACCACTCCGTGGCGATCCTGAACGTGGGAGCTCCTGCGGCGGGTATGAACGCGGCCGTGAGGTCGGCGGTCCGAGTGGGCCTGGCCCAGGGTCTCCGTGTCTACACCGTCCATGATGGCTTCGAGGGCTTGGCCAGAGGCGCG GTGACAGAGATGCACTGGCATGATGTAGCTGGGTGGACTGGCCAAGGAGGCTCACTGCTCGGTACAAAAcg AACCCTCCCCAACTCCTGCATGGAAAAAATTGTGGAGAATATTGGCAAATTTGGTATTCAGTCTCTTCTGGTTATCGGTGGATTTGAG GCTTATGAGGGAATTCTCCAGCTGGTGGAGGCTCGGGGCCATTATGACGAACTTTGCATTGTCATGTGTGTGATTCCGGCCACCATAAGCAACAACGTTCCAGGCACAGATTTCAGTATAGGAGCAGACACGGCTGTCAATGCTGCCATGGAG AGCTGTGACAAAATCAAGCAGTCTGCATCTGGCACCAAGAGGCGTGTCTTCATTGTCGAGACCATGGGTGGATATTGTGGCTATCTGGCAACCACCACAGGCATCGCTGTTGGGGCAGATGCAGCCTACATCTTTGAAGAGGCCTTCAACATTCATGACCTGGAG ATGAATGTAGAGCATTTGACAGAGAAGATGAAGAATGACATTCAGAGAGGCCTGGTGCTGAG AAATGAGAAATGCCACCAACACTACACAACCGACTTCATCTATAACCTGTACTCTGCTGAGGGCATGGGCGTCTTCGACTGTAGGGTTAACGTACTGGGACACTTGCAGCAG ggtGGCGTCCCTACGCCCTTTGACAGGAACTTTGGCACCAAAATGGGAGTGAAGGCAGTGCAGTGGCTtgctgagaaaatgaaacagacCTACAGGCAAG GCCGTGTGTTTGCCAATGCCCCGGACACGGCCTGTGTCATCGGCATGAACAGGAAAGTGATGTCATTTAGCCCGGTCACAGAGCTCAAGGACCACACAGACTTTGA GTTGATGCCCTTCCGCGGCCCTGTCCAGTTCTCCTTCTGTAAGGGCCCGTGTCCTGGTGTCTCCTCCATGCTCTCAAGACTGAGCTGGGAGAGGCAACAAACAATCTTGAGACGGCACATATCGATTACCTGGATTACCTGTACAGCCTGA
- the pfklb gene encoding phosphofructokinase, liver b isoform X1, which produces MLVDFEKLRMTGAGKAIAVLTSGGDAQGMNAAVRAVTRMGIYVGAKVYLIYEGYQGLVDGGDNIKPANWQSVTNIIQLGGTVIGSARCKAFTTREGRLAAAFHLVQRGITNLCVCGGDGSLTGANIFRSEWSELLAQLVEEGRIADPLAQQYTHLNIVGLVGSIDNDFCGTDMTIGADSALHRIMEVIDAISTTAQSHQRTFVLEVMGRHCGYLAVVSALASGADWVFIPEAPPEEGWEDHMCARLGESRSKGSRLNIVIIAEGAIDKHGQPITSNYVKDLVVQRLGYDTRITVLGHVQRGGTPSAFDRVLSSKLGVEAVVALLEATPETSACVIGLSGNQAMRLPLMECVNMTKEVQKAMNEGRFDEAIQLRGKSFENNWNTYKLLAHQKPAQSKSNHSVAILNVGAPAAGMNAAVRSAVRVGLAQGLRVYTVHDGFEGLARGAVTEMHWHDVAGWTGQGGSLLGTKRTLPNSCMEKIVENIGKFGIQSLLVIGGFEAYEGILQLVEARGHYDELCIVMCVIPATISNNVPGTDFSIGADTAVNAAMESCDKIKQSASGTKRRVFIVETMGGYCGYLATTTGIAVGADAAYIFEEAFNIHDLEMNVEHLTEKMKNDIQRGLVLRNEKCHQHYTTDFIYNLYSAEGMGVFDCRVNVLGHLQQGGVPTPFDRNFGTKMGVKAVQWLAEKMKQTYRQGRVFANAPDTACVIGMNRKVMSFSPVTELKDHTDFEADTGSAARLMPFRGPVQFSFCKGPCPGVSSMLSRLSWERQQTILRRHISITWITCTA; this is translated from the exons ATGCTGGTGGATTTCGAAAAGCTGCGGATGACGGGCGCTGGGAAAGCTATTGCTGTCCTGACAAGCGGCGGAGATGCACAAG GAATGAATGCAGCCGTTCGTGCTGTAACACGCATGGGCATTTATGTCGGTGCAAAGGTTTACCTGATCTATGAG GGCTACCAAGGACTTGTGGATGGAGGTGACAACATCAAACCTGCCAACTGGCAAAGTGTGACCAACATCATCCAGCTG GGTGGCACCGTGATTGGCAGTGCCCGCTGTAAGGCTTTCACTACACGAGAGGGTCGCCTGGCAGCTGCCTTCCACCTGGTCCAGCGGGGCATcactaacctgtgtgtgtgcggtggggACGGCAGCCTCACTGGTGCCAACATCTTCCGCAGTGAATGGAGTGAACTGTTGGCCCAGCTGGTGGAGGAAG ggaGAATCGCTGACCCTTTGGCTCAACAATACACTCATCTAAACATTGTGGGCCTTGTGGGTTCCATCGATAATGACTTCTGCGGAACAGACATGACCATCGGAGCCGACTCGGCTCTTCATCGCATCATGGAGGTCATTGATGCCATCAGCACCACTGCACAGAG TCACCAGAGGACATTTGTGCTGGAGGTGATGGGCAGACATTGCGG GTACCTGGCTGTGGTGTCAGCTCTGGCATCTGGTGCCGACTGGGTCTTTATCCCCGAGGCTCCTCCAGAGGAGGGGTGGGAGGACCACATGTGTGCCCGCCTTGGAGAG AGTCGCAGCAAGGGGTCTCGCCTCAACATTGTGATCATCGCAGAGGGCGCCATTGATAAGCACGGCCAGCCAATAACCTCCAACTACGTAAAGGAT CTGGTGGTGCAGAGGCTGGGTTATGACACTCGGATCACTGTACTGGGGCACGTGCAAAGGGGAGGAACACCTTCTGCCTTCGACAGGGTGCTG AGCAGTAAACTGGGGGTGGAGGCAGTTGTAGCCTTGTTGGAGGCTACACCAGAGACTTCGGCCTGTGTGATCGGACTGTCTGGTAACCAGGCCATGCGTCTCCCTCTTATGGAATGTGTCAATAtg aCAAAAGAGGTCCAGAAAGCCATGAATGAGGGGCGATTCGATGAAGCTATTCAACTACGTGGAAA GAGTTTTGAGAACAACTGGAACACTTATAAGCTTTTAGCCCACCAGAAACCTGCCCAGTCAAAG AGCAACCACTCCGTGGCGATCCTGAACGTGGGAGCTCCTGCGGCGGGTATGAACGCGGCCGTGAGGTCGGCGGTCCGAGTGGGCCTGGCCCAGGGTCTCCGTGTCTACACCGTCCATGATGGCTTCGAGGGCTTGGCCAGAGGCGCG GTGACAGAGATGCACTGGCATGATGTAGCTGGGTGGACTGGCCAAGGAGGCTCACTGCTCGGTACAAAAcg AACCCTCCCCAACTCCTGCATGGAAAAAATTGTGGAGAATATTGGCAAATTTGGTATTCAGTCTCTTCTGGTTATCGGTGGATTTGAG GCTTATGAGGGAATTCTCCAGCTGGTGGAGGCTCGGGGCCATTATGACGAACTTTGCATTGTCATGTGTGTGATTCCGGCCACCATAAGCAACAACGTTCCAGGCACAGATTTCAGTATAGGAGCAGACACGGCTGTCAATGCTGCCATGGAG AGCTGTGACAAAATCAAGCAGTCTGCATCTGGCACCAAGAGGCGTGTCTTCATTGTCGAGACCATGGGTGGATATTGTGGCTATCTGGCAACCACCACAGGCATCGCTGTTGGGGCAGATGCAGCCTACATCTTTGAAGAGGCCTTCAACATTCATGACCTGGAG ATGAATGTAGAGCATTTGACAGAGAAGATGAAGAATGACATTCAGAGAGGCCTGGTGCTGAG AAATGAGAAATGCCACCAACACTACACAACCGACTTCATCTATAACCTGTACTCTGCTGAGGGCATGGGCGTCTTCGACTGTAGGGTTAACGTACTGGGACACTTGCAGCAG ggtGGCGTCCCTACGCCCTTTGACAGGAACTTTGGCACCAAAATGGGAGTGAAGGCAGTGCAGTGGCTtgctgagaaaatgaaacagacCTACAGGCAAG GCCGTGTGTTTGCCAATGCCCCGGACACGGCCTGTGTCATCGGCATGAACAGGAAAGTGATGTCATTTAGCCCGGTCACAGAGCTCAAGGACCACACAGACTTTGA AGCAGATACCGGTTCTGCTGCTAGGTTGATGCCCTTCCGCGGCCCTGTCCAGTTCTCCTTCTGTAAGGGCCCGTGTCCTGGTGTCTCCTCCATGCTCTCAAGACTGAGCTGGGAGAGGCAACAAACAATCTTGAGACGGCACATATCGATTACCTGGATTACCTGTACAGCCTGA
- the pfklb gene encoding phosphofructokinase, liver b isoform X3, with the protein MLVDFEKLRMTGAGKAIAVLTSGGDAQGMNAAVRAVTRMGIYVGAKVYLIYEGYQGLVDGGDNIKPANWQSVTNIIQLGGTVIGSARCKAFTTREGRLAAAFHLVQRGITNLCVCGGDGSLTGANIFRSEWSELLAQLVEEGRIADPLAQQYTHLNIVGLVGSIDNDFCGTDMTIGADSALHRIMEVIDAISTTAQSHQRTFVLEVMGRHCGYLAVVSALASGADWVFIPEAPPEEGWEDHMCARLGESRSKGSRLNIVIIAEGAIDKHGQPITSNYVKDLVVQRLGYDTRITVLGHVQRGGTPSAFDRVLSSKLGVEAVVALLEATPETSACVIGLSGNQAMRLPLMECVNMTKEVQKAMNEGRFDEAIQLRGKSFENNWNTYKLLAHQKPAQSKSNHSVAILNVGAPAAGMNAAVRSAVRVGLAQGLRVYTVHDGFEGLARGAVTEMHWHDVAGWTGQGGSLLGTKRTLPNSCMEKIVENIGKFGIQSLLVIGGFEAYEGILQLVEARGHYDELCIVMCVIPATISNNVPGTDFSIGADTAVNAAMESCDKIKQSASGTKRRVFIVETMGGYCGYLATTTGIAVGADAAYIFEEAFNIHDLEMNVEHLTEKMKNDIQRGLVLRNEKCHQHYTTDFIYNLYSAEGMGVFDCRVNVLGHLQQGGVPTPFDRNFGTKMGVKAVQWLAEKMKQTYRQGRVFANAPDTACVIGMNRKVMSFSPVTELKDHTDFEHRMQKDQWWINLRAVLKMLAKYHTNFEEYVTGEMEHVTLRSLSIETGF; encoded by the exons ATGCTGGTGGATTTCGAAAAGCTGCGGATGACGGGCGCTGGGAAAGCTATTGCTGTCCTGACAAGCGGCGGAGATGCACAAG GAATGAATGCAGCCGTTCGTGCTGTAACACGCATGGGCATTTATGTCGGTGCAAAGGTTTACCTGATCTATGAG GGCTACCAAGGACTTGTGGATGGAGGTGACAACATCAAACCTGCCAACTGGCAAAGTGTGACCAACATCATCCAGCTG GGTGGCACCGTGATTGGCAGTGCCCGCTGTAAGGCTTTCACTACACGAGAGGGTCGCCTGGCAGCTGCCTTCCACCTGGTCCAGCGGGGCATcactaacctgtgtgtgtgcggtggggACGGCAGCCTCACTGGTGCCAACATCTTCCGCAGTGAATGGAGTGAACTGTTGGCCCAGCTGGTGGAGGAAG ggaGAATCGCTGACCCTTTGGCTCAACAATACACTCATCTAAACATTGTGGGCCTTGTGGGTTCCATCGATAATGACTTCTGCGGAACAGACATGACCATCGGAGCCGACTCGGCTCTTCATCGCATCATGGAGGTCATTGATGCCATCAGCACCACTGCACAGAG TCACCAGAGGACATTTGTGCTGGAGGTGATGGGCAGACATTGCGG GTACCTGGCTGTGGTGTCAGCTCTGGCATCTGGTGCCGACTGGGTCTTTATCCCCGAGGCTCCTCCAGAGGAGGGGTGGGAGGACCACATGTGTGCCCGCCTTGGAGAG AGTCGCAGCAAGGGGTCTCGCCTCAACATTGTGATCATCGCAGAGGGCGCCATTGATAAGCACGGCCAGCCAATAACCTCCAACTACGTAAAGGAT CTGGTGGTGCAGAGGCTGGGTTATGACACTCGGATCACTGTACTGGGGCACGTGCAAAGGGGAGGAACACCTTCTGCCTTCGACAGGGTGCTG AGCAGTAAACTGGGGGTGGAGGCAGTTGTAGCCTTGTTGGAGGCTACACCAGAGACTTCGGCCTGTGTGATCGGACTGTCTGGTAACCAGGCCATGCGTCTCCCTCTTATGGAATGTGTCAATAtg aCAAAAGAGGTCCAGAAAGCCATGAATGAGGGGCGATTCGATGAAGCTATTCAACTACGTGGAAA GAGTTTTGAGAACAACTGGAACACTTATAAGCTTTTAGCCCACCAGAAACCTGCCCAGTCAAAG AGCAACCACTCCGTGGCGATCCTGAACGTGGGAGCTCCTGCGGCGGGTATGAACGCGGCCGTGAGGTCGGCGGTCCGAGTGGGCCTGGCCCAGGGTCTCCGTGTCTACACCGTCCATGATGGCTTCGAGGGCTTGGCCAGAGGCGCG GTGACAGAGATGCACTGGCATGATGTAGCTGGGTGGACTGGCCAAGGAGGCTCACTGCTCGGTACAAAAcg AACCCTCCCCAACTCCTGCATGGAAAAAATTGTGGAGAATATTGGCAAATTTGGTATTCAGTCTCTTCTGGTTATCGGTGGATTTGAG GCTTATGAGGGAATTCTCCAGCTGGTGGAGGCTCGGGGCCATTATGACGAACTTTGCATTGTCATGTGTGTGATTCCGGCCACCATAAGCAACAACGTTCCAGGCACAGATTTCAGTATAGGAGCAGACACGGCTGTCAATGCTGCCATGGAG AGCTGTGACAAAATCAAGCAGTCTGCATCTGGCACCAAGAGGCGTGTCTTCATTGTCGAGACCATGGGTGGATATTGTGGCTATCTGGCAACCACCACAGGCATCGCTGTTGGGGCAGATGCAGCCTACATCTTTGAAGAGGCCTTCAACATTCATGACCTGGAG ATGAATGTAGAGCATTTGACAGAGAAGATGAAGAATGACATTCAGAGAGGCCTGGTGCTGAG AAATGAGAAATGCCACCAACACTACACAACCGACTTCATCTATAACCTGTACTCTGCTGAGGGCATGGGCGTCTTCGACTGTAGGGTTAACGTACTGGGACACTTGCAGCAG ggtGGCGTCCCTACGCCCTTTGACAGGAACTTTGGCACCAAAATGGGAGTGAAGGCAGTGCAGTGGCTtgctgagaaaatgaaacagacCTACAGGCAAG GCCGTGTGTTTGCCAATGCCCCGGACACGGCCTGTGTCATCGGCATGAACAGGAAAGTGATGTCATTTAGCCCGGTCACAGAGCTCAAGGACCACACAGACTTTGA ACACAGGATGCAGAAGGATCAGTGGTGGATAAATCTGCGAGCTGTGCTGAAGATGTTGGCCAAGTACCACACCAACTTCGAGGAATACGTTACCGGGGAGATGGAGCATGTGACCCTCAGGAGCCTCAGCATAGAAACAGGATTCTGA